The Methanococcus voltae genome has a window encoding:
- a CDS encoding formate/nitrite transporter family protein — MVDMNPPDKMVDIAGNAGQTKGNLSIDQLLLRGIMGGAYIAMGGGLATVVGTGIGAAMGAGFGKFMAAAVFPVGLVLIIITGMELVTGDMMLLPVAMFQKKTSFSKLMKVWIFVYLGNLIGSLLYAFLMAYGPLQSFDKSTGAATVNAFGQSAIATAEAKVLPYMAAGGMGWLAALLKGIGCNWLVNLAVIGSMAATSILGKVIMIWFPIMAFVATGFEHCVANMYFIPAGMMLGAGVTVADWWIWNIIPVTIGNIIGAVIFVSMVYHYAYSKKI; from the coding sequence ATGGTTGACATGAACCCGCCTGACAAAATGGTTGACATTGCAGGAAATGCAGGACAAACAAAAGGTAATTTATCAATTGACCAACTTCTTTTAAGAGGTATCATGGGTGGAGCGTACATCGCTATGGGTGGTGGACTTGCTACCGTTGTAGGTACCGGTATCGGTGCAGCAATGGGTGCAGGATTCGGTAAATTCATGGCTGCAGCTGTGTTCCCTGTGGGTTTGGTTTTAATTATCATAACCGGTATGGAATTAGTTACAGGAGACATGATGCTCTTGCCAGTTGCTATGTTCCAAAAGAAAACATCATTCTCAAAATTGATGAAAGTATGGATTTTTGTTTATCTTGGTAACCTTATTGGTTCATTATTATATGCTTTCTTAATGGCATACGGACCATTACAATCATTCGATAAATCAACAGGTGCTGCCACAGTTAACGCATTCGGTCAGAGCGCTATCGCAACCGCTGAAGCTAAGGTTTTACCTTACATGGCTGCAGGCGGTATGGGCTGGTTAGCAGCATTACTTAAAGGTATTGGCTGTAACTGGTTAGTTAACTTAGCTGTTATTGGTTCAATGGCTGCTACAAGTATCCTCGGTAAAGTTATTATGATATGGTTCCCAATCATGGCCTTCGTTGCTACTGGATTTGAGCACTGTGTGGCTAACATGTACTTCATACCTGCTGGTATGATGTTAGGAGCTGGTGTTACAGTAGCTGACTGGTGGATTTGGAATATTATTCCAGTAACCATCGGTAACATTATAGGTGCAGTTATCTTTGTATCTATGGTTTACCACTACGCATACAGCAAAAAAATTTAA
- a CDS encoding ABC transporter substrate-binding protein gives MAFSGCVSTPSDDGDVPTIKLGHLPSDHDAPLHVATENPDLFKEKYGVYLKNVDGKNNYELYENDKKIANVESVLITQGGAQIMTLLSQGQLDMGINGVPPVVFSVDSGTKAKIVAGINEEGSAFVVRNDIPATNWNEFVAWVKAQNEAGEQVAIGHPLPVSIQYVMIKSALDYENITYTENADDKSAMVYLMNCKGQGSMSKLLEKGDLDAVIAWEPTPEILKINDIAKPIAYSAELPPEGAWVGHSCCVLVASDDAIANNRDVVKAMTKLMLAGNKEINKNPELAVNACSAQLGTPLEVEELSIPNIKFAEKVDKLKVFGPQFVQVMDEQGMMQNELKGLSEDGIREKLYDFSLFEEVSKEIDEIE, from the coding sequence TTGGCATTCTCTGGATGCGTAAGCACTCCTTCAGATGATGGAGATGTTCCAACAATCAAATTAGGACACTTACCATCTGACCACGATGCACCATTACACGTAGCAACAGAAAATCCTGATTTATTCAAAGAAAAATACGGCGTTTACTTGAAAAACGTAGACGGTAAAAATAACTACGAATTATACGAAAATGATAAAAAAATAGCAAATGTTGAATCAGTACTTATCACCCAAGGTGGAGCTCAAATTATGACATTATTGTCACAAGGTCAGCTCGATATGGGTATTAACGGCGTTCCTCCTGTTGTATTTTCAGTAGATAGCGGTACAAAAGCTAAAATTGTAGCTGGAATCAATGAAGAAGGTTCCGCATTCGTTGTAAGAAACGATATTCCTGCAACTAACTGGAATGAATTTGTAGCTTGGGTTAAAGCTCAAAATGAAGCTGGCGAACAAGTAGCTATTGGTCACCCATTACCGGTTTCAATCCAATATGTTATGATAAAATCAGCTTTAGATTATGAAAACATCACATATACAGAAAATGCTGATGATAAAAGCGCTATGGTTTACTTAATGAACTGTAAAGGACAAGGTTCAATGTCTAAATTACTTGAAAAAGGAGACTTAGACGCAGTAATTGCTTGGGAACCTACACCTGAAATATTAAAAATAAACGATATCGCAAAACCTATTGCATACAGTGCAGAATTACCACCTGAAGGAGCTTGGGTAGGTCACTCATGCTGTGTTTTAGTAGCTTCAGACGATGCAATTGCAAATAACAGAGATGTAGTTAAAGCAATGACTAAATTAATGTTAGCTGGAAACAAAGAAATCAACAAAAACCCTGAATTAGCAGTAAACGCTTGTTCTGCTCAGTTAGGTACTCCTTTAGAAGTAGAAGAGTTATCAATTCCTAATATTAAATTTGCTGAAAAAGTAGATAAATTAAAAGTATTTGGCCCTCAATTTGTTCAAGTTATGGACGAACAAGGAATGATGCAAAACGAATTAAAAGGATTATCAGAAGATGGAATTAGAGAAAAATTATATGATTTCTCATTATTTGAAGAAGTTTCAAAAGAAATTGACGAAATTGAATAA
- a CDS encoding FIST signal transduction protein translates to MQFIQYGFGTSEDTNPLKAGAHATSDALKNMEKHSESPTIAFLYSSPEYNPEEVLNGVRLVLDTNTPIVGSSSNFQIVSNKVVSNGVSVGIISSKYISVGIGVDLGASVNPKEAGRNAVRDAIDNLGMSPKLIYVLMDFCKSEEKIMESIIEEVGYTIPIFGGISSDNLEFNKMYQYCNDSYFDSIVCVAFGGDLIPKMSYGRYKNMEDTKENSQFNMATDNTDNNAVEKFEVEDMCYLRDKLIITENTKRKIMKINGKNAVDQYKELIGYKKSANELKKDKKSYLSNPLGMVANNEEIYLKGPVNLLDDHMATASYIRNHQELKHVKIDETKVTELFNQNIDILENSPPYYNKPAITFCNVSAMLMETNTDLLKDRLENYQLGDLLGLTTYGEIIFGDIRNYDIAMCGICPDLVSISAKEGIHMITKHPATRETLIKIDELGGSVKVEELAKALGIHRRSAYDRVDPILKHGFAEKENALIQITEFGKILLKFGLIFKKEH, encoded by the coding sequence GTGCAATTTATACAGTATGGATTTGGAACCTCCGAAGATACTAATCCACTTAAAGCAGGGGCTCACGCAACTTCAGATGCACTAAAAAATATGGAAAAACATTCTGAAAGTCCAACTATCGCCTTTTTGTATTCTTCACCGGAATATAATCCCGAAGAAGTTTTAAATGGGGTACGGTTGGTTTTAGATACAAATACGCCAATTGTAGGCAGTAGCTCTAATTTTCAAATTGTAAGCAATAAAGTTGTTTCAAATGGCGTTTCTGTAGGTATTATAAGTTCTAAATATATTAGTGTGGGCATAGGTGTGGATTTAGGTGCAAGTGTAAATCCAAAAGAAGCGGGAAGAAATGCAGTTCGTGATGCGATAGATAATTTAGGAATGTCCCCTAAATTGATATATGTGCTAATGGATTTTTGCAAATCTGAAGAAAAAATTATGGAAAGTATTATCGAAGAAGTAGGGTATACCATACCAATTTTTGGAGGTATCTCTTCCGATAATTTAGAATTTAATAAGATGTATCAGTACTGTAATGATTCGTATTTTGATAGTATCGTCTGTGTAGCTTTCGGGGGCGATTTAATCCCTAAAATGTCGTACGGTAGATATAAGAATATGGAAGATACGAAGGAAAACTCTCAATTTAATATGGCTACTGATAATACAGATAATAATGCAGTCGAAAAATTTGAAGTTGAAGATATGTGCTATTTGAGAGATAAGCTAATAATAACGGAAAATACCAAAAGAAAAATTATGAAAATAAATGGTAAAAATGCCGTAGACCAATATAAAGAATTAATTGGTTATAAAAAGTCAGCAAATGAACTAAAAAAGGATAAAAAATCTTATTTATCTAATCCTTTGGGCATGGTGGCTAATAATGAGGAGATTTATTTAAAAGGTCCTGTAAATCTTCTTGATGACCATATGGCCACTGCATCTTATATCCGTAATCACCAAGAATTAAAACACGTAAAAATTGATGAAACCAAAGTAACTGAGTTATTTAATCAAAACATAGATATTTTAGAGAATTCTCCCCCTTACTACAATAAACCAGCAATTACCTTTTGTAATGTGTCGGCAATGTTAATGGAAACCAATACTGATTTATTAAAGGATAGATTAGAAAATTACCAACTTGGCGATTTACTGGGTCTTACAACTTACGGGGAAATCATATTTGGCGATATAAGGAACTATGACATTGCAATGTGTGGTATTTGCCCAGATCTTGTCAGTATAAGTGCAAAAGAGGGCATACATATGATAACAAAACACCCTGCAACCAGGGAAACGCTTATTAAAATAGATGAGCTAGGTGGTTCTGTTAAAGTTGAAGAATTAGCCAAAGCGTTGGGTATTCATAGACGTTCTGCCTATGATAGGGTAGACCCAATATTAAAACACGGTTTCGCAGAAAAAGAGAACGCTTTAATTCAAATAACTGAATTTGGTAAAATATTGCTTAAATTTGGATTAATATTTAAAAAAGAGCATTAA
- the fdhF gene encoding formate dehydrogenase subunit alpha, with product MTGLNFVHTVCPYCGTGCGIDLVVKDDKVVGTNPFKRHPVNEGKTCIKGAYCHEFVHREDRLNSPLIRKNGELVKASWDETIDFIVSKLKTYGKDEVGFFSSARCTNEDNYVFQKFARAVMKTNNVDHCARLUHSATVAGLGQAFGSGAMTNSILDIEEADCILIIGSNTFEQHPLIARRVIKAKEKGTKIIVIDPRYTHTARQADKYLQLVPGSNTAMLNGIMHVIIKENLIDEEFIKNRTKNYEELKKTVEKYTPEYVSKITNVPAEDIEEVARMYASANAASILYCMGITQFIHGVNNVKSCCNLAMITGNMGRPGTGVNPLRGQNNVQGACDMGALPNVYPGYQNVTATQEKFQDAWKTDLDPNPGFTIPDMLDEAGKKIKCLYVMGENPMVSDPDLNHVKHALGHLDLLIVQDIFLTETAQIADVVLPGVSWAEKDGTFSNTERRVQRVHKAVEPLEGAMVDWEIVKLIGEKMGHPELFEFNTPEEVFNEIASVTPQYAGMAYDRLGVDGLHWPCKTPEDPGTPILHKEKFLTADGLGVMFPIEYGDPAELPDAEYPMILTTGRVIFHYHTGTMTRRSKHLDSELSEGFIELHPEDAEALGIKDKQPVKASTRRGEVVVKARITPNIKKGVAFMPFHFAETAANTLTNPAQDPNCKIPEYKVCAVKVEKA from the coding sequence ATGACAGGTCTAAATTTTGTCCACACGGTCTGTCCTTATTGTGGTACTGGTTGTGGTATCGACTTAGTTGTGAAAGACGACAAAGTAGTTGGTACAAACCCATTCAAAAGGCACCCTGTAAACGAAGGTAAAACTTGCATTAAAGGAGCATACTGCCACGAATTTGTGCACAGAGAAGACAGACTTAACAGCCCATTAATTAGAAAAAACGGCGAATTAGTTAAAGCTTCATGGGATGAGACAATCGACTTCATAGTAAGTAAGTTAAAAACTTACGGTAAAGACGAAGTAGGATTTTTCTCATCTGCAAGATGTACAAACGAAGACAACTATGTTTTCCAGAAATTTGCAAGAGCAGTTATGAAAACGAATAACGTAGACCATTGTGCAAGGTTGTGACACTCTGCTACTGTTGCAGGATTAGGCCAAGCATTTGGTTCAGGAGCTATGACAAATTCGATACTCGATATAGAAGAAGCAGATTGCATTCTTATCATTGGTTCGAATACATTTGAACAACACCCTTTAATTGCAAGAAGAGTTATCAAGGCGAAAGAGAAAGGTACAAAAATTATCGTAATTGACCCAAGATACACCCATACAGCAAGACAAGCTGACAAATACTTGCAGTTAGTTCCAGGTTCAAATACCGCTATGTTAAACGGTATTATGCACGTAATTATTAAGGAAAACCTCATTGACGAGGAATTTATTAAAAACAGAACTAAAAATTACGAAGAACTTAAGAAAACAGTTGAAAAATACACACCTGAATACGTTTCAAAAATAACAAACGTACCTGCAGAAGATATTGAAGAAGTTGCAAGAATGTACGCAAGTGCAAACGCTGCTTCAATATTATACTGTATGGGTATAACTCAGTTTATACACGGAGTTAACAACGTAAAATCATGCTGTAACCTTGCTATGATTACCGGAAACATGGGAAGACCAGGAACCGGTGTTAACCCATTAAGAGGTCAAAACAACGTTCAAGGTGCTTGTGACATGGGTGCATTACCTAACGTATACCCAGGTTACCAGAATGTGACTGCAACACAAGAAAAATTCCAAGACGCTTGGAAAACTGATTTAGATCCTAACCCAGGTTTCACAATTCCTGATATGCTCGATGAAGCAGGTAAAAAAATTAAGTGTTTATATGTTATGGGAGAAAACCCTATGGTTTCAGACCCTGACTTAAACCACGTAAAACACGCTTTAGGTCACTTAGACCTCTTAATCGTTCAAGATATCTTCTTAACTGAAACTGCACAAATTGCAGATGTAGTTTTACCAGGTGTCTCTTGGGCTGAAAAAGATGGTACATTCTCAAACACTGAAAGAAGAGTTCAGAGAGTACACAAAGCTGTAGAACCATTAGAAGGAGCTATGGTAGACTGGGAAATCGTTAAATTAATCGGAGAAAAGATGGGACACCCTGAATTATTCGAATTTAACACACCTGAAGAAGTATTCAATGAAATTGCTTCAGTAACTCCACAATACGCAGGTATGGCTTACGACAGACTCGGCGTAGATGGATTACACTGGCCATGTAAAACCCCTGAAGACCCAGGAACTCCAATATTACACAAGGAAAAATTCTTAACCGCTGATGGTTTAGGAGTTATGTTCCCTATTGAATACGGAGACCCTGCTGAGTTACCAGATGCTGAATATCCAATGATTTTAACAACTGGAAGGGTTATATTCCACTACCACACCGGTACAATGACCAGAAGAAGTAAACACTTAGATAGTGAGCTTTCAGAGGGTTTCATCGAATTACACCCTGAAGATGCTGAAGCATTAGGTATTAAGGACAAACAGCCAGTTAAAGCAAGTACCAGAAGAGGCGAAGTTGTAGTTAAAGCAAGAATCACACCTAACATTAAGAAGGGCGTTGCATTCATGCCATTCCACTTTGCGGAAACTGCAGCAAACACTTTAACCAACCCTGCACAAGACCCTAACTGTAAGATACCAGAGTACAAGGTATGTGCTGTAAAAGTTGAAAAGGCTTAA
- a CDS encoding Coenzyme F420 hydrogenase/dehydrogenase, beta subunit C-terminal domain, whose translation MGDMYYVQASDPEILSKGECGGAVTALFKYLLDSKIVDGVLTLKKGQDVYDAIPTYVTNSEDLLQTAGSLHCAPTMWGGIIKEHLKDQKIAVPVKPCDMKAIVELAKRAQIDLDNVYMIGLNCGGTVPPQTALEMIKLFYEVDPFDVVKEEIDKGKFIIELKDGTHKGIKMHDLEHDGYGRRDNCQRCDVKVPRKADVACGNWGVIGEDAGKWTFVEVNTEKGQQLIKDAEKEGFIKTKAPNPKGIEIRDKVEQTMLKMSESGKTAQLETEYPDLKEWDEYFNRCIKCYGCRDVCPVCFCVECAIPDFTTKGQIPPEPLMFHGVRMAHMAYSCVNCGQCSDVCPMEIPVAKIFHRVQERTRKESGYQAGVDDTMPPLMDSPCGGQH comes from the coding sequence ATGGGCGATATGTACTATGTTCAAGCTTCCGACCCTGAAATATTAAGTAAGGGAGAGTGTGGTGGCGCAGTAACAGCCTTATTTAAATACCTATTAGATAGTAAAATCGTAGATGGCGTATTGACACTTAAAAAAGGTCAAGATGTTTATGACGCAATCCCTACATACGTTACAAACTCAGAAGACCTTTTACAAACAGCTGGTTCATTACACTGTGCTCCTACAATGTGGGGAGGCATAATCAAAGAACACTTAAAAGATCAAAAAATAGCTGTTCCTGTAAAACCTTGTGACATGAAAGCAATCGTTGAATTAGCTAAAAGAGCACAAATAGACCTTGACAACGTATACATGATAGGTTTAAACTGTGGTGGTACAGTACCCCCTCAAACAGCTCTCGAAATGATTAAATTATTCTATGAAGTAGATCCATTCGATGTAGTTAAGGAAGAAATCGATAAAGGTAAGTTTATCATAGAATTAAAAGACGGAACCCATAAGGGTATCAAAATGCACGACTTAGAGCACGACGGTTACGGTAGAAGAGATAACTGCCAAAGATGTGACGTGAAAGTACCAAGAAAAGCAGACGTTGCATGTGGTAACTGGGGAGTTATTGGCGAAGATGCTGGAAAGTGGACTTTTGTTGAAGTAAACACTGAAAAGGGTCAACAATTAATAAAGGACGCTGAAAAAGAAGGCTTCATTAAAACCAAAGCTCCAAATCCAAAAGGTATTGAAATCAGAGACAAAGTCGAACAGACTATGTTAAAAATGAGTGAAAGTGGTAAAACAGCTCAATTAGAAACTGAATACCCTGATTTAAAAGAGTGGGACGAATACTTTAACAGATGTATTAAATGTTACGGCTGTAGAGATGTATGTCCTGTATGTTTCTGTGTAGAATGTGCAATACCTGACTTCACAACAAAAGGACAGATACCACCAGAACCTTTAATGTTCCACGGTGTAAGAATGGCACACATGGCATACAGCTGTGTAAACTGCGGTCAATGTTCAGATGTTTGTCCTATGGAAATCCCTGTGGCTAAGATATTCCACAGAGTTCAGGAAAGAACAAGAAAAGAATCCGGATACCAAGCAGGTGTTGATGATACAATGCCTCCATTAATGGATTCACCTTGCGGTGGACAACACTAA
- the endA gene encoding tRNA-intron lyase → MARKKVKKTSSAKLVDDRILVHDRNAISRLNEKRYGELHDNFLSLSLVEGLYLTYKEWIVVAKGNKREGYTTIDFEELFEIVNEINPKLCSKYLVYKDLRTRGYTVRTGLKYGSDFRLYERNNIDEIHSKYLVKVFTEEMPCELSEMTGFVRVAHSVKKQLIVAIVDADGSVVYYNMGYLRL, encoded by the coding sequence ATGGCAAGAAAAAAGGTTAAAAAAACCTCATCGGCAAAATTAGTGGATGATAGGATATTGGTACATGATAGGAATGCAATTTCAAGGTTAAACGAAAAAAGATACGGGGAATTACACGATAATTTTTTATCATTGTCACTAGTAGAGGGTCTATATCTTACATATAAGGAATGGATAGTAGTAGCTAAAGGAAATAAAAGAGAAGGTTACACTACAATTGATTTTGAGGAACTATTCGAAATAGTAAATGAAATAAACCCGAAATTATGTTCAAAATACCTCGTATACAAAGATTTGAGAACAAGGGGATATACAGTTAGAACTGGTTTAAAATACGGTTCAGATTTCAGACTTTATGAAAGGAACAATATTGACGAGATACACTCTAAATATCTTGTGAAGGTTTTCACTGAAGAAATGCCTTGCGAATTATCCGAAATGACAGGTTTTGTTAGGGTAGCTCATTCGGTTAAGAAACAACTCATAGTTGCAATTGTAGATGCTGACGGAAGCGTTGTTTATTATAATATGGGATATTTAAGACTTTAA
- a CDS encoding archaeosine biosynthesis radical SAM protein RaSEA: MTKFIDMEEMEKFLKENRARQLRKRKEIDPDRAIATWIQDDIFVDQTMGNSFTIILRTKGCKWAYVSGGCTMCSYLMDASPVDISTENIINQFTKALERNLNIKEDATDEEKAENIKTLNKKFKKGFSIKMFTSGSFLDEFEITKDAQKYIFSKIYELREMGYNIKEVAIESRAEFINDENMKFIRDNLKDINIEIGVGIESFNEQIRNIAIHKGVSNETIINAFNVAKTYDVGMKCYILIKPPFITEQDAINDAIASANKCIELGSSRISFCPASIHKGTIIEMLWKKNQYRPPYLLSLLKIVKEVKQANPNALVMCDTSGIPSKRGAHNILDCECNSKIKEILGDFTITQDIELLDYENGQYDCCKEKWEQFIEFENNNYVPLGDEKLILGN, from the coding sequence ATGACCAAATTTATTGATATGGAAGAAATGGAAAAATTTTTAAAAGAAAACAGGGCAAGACAATTAAGGAAAAGAAAAGAAATAGACCCTGATAGGGCTATTGCTACTTGGATACAAGACGATATATTTGTAGACCAAACAATGGGTAACAGTTTTACAATTATTTTGCGAACAAAAGGTTGTAAGTGGGCATATGTAAGCGGAGGCTGTACAATGTGCAGTTACTTAATGGATGCTTCGCCTGTTGATATATCTACTGAAAATATCATAAACCAATTTACAAAGGCACTCGAAAGAAATTTAAATATAAAAGAAGATGCAACTGACGAAGAAAAAGCTGAAAATATAAAAACACTTAACAAAAAATTCAAAAAAGGCTTTTCAATTAAGATGTTTACGTCAGGAAGCTTTTTAGATGAGTTCGAGATTACAAAGGATGCTCAAAAATACATCTTTAGTAAAATTTATGAATTGAGAGAAATGGGCTACAATATAAAAGAAGTGGCAATTGAATCACGTGCTGAATTCATAAACGATGAAAATATGAAATTTATTAGGGATAACCTTAAAGACATAAACATCGAAATCGGAGTCGGTATCGAATCCTTTAACGAGCAAATAAGAAATATTGCAATACACAAAGGAGTTTCAAATGAAACAATTATAAATGCGTTTAATGTAGCTAAAACGTACGACGTAGGTATGAAGTGCTATATTTTAATAAAACCGCCTTTCATAACCGAGCAAGATGCAATAAACGATGCAATAGCATCTGCAAATAAATGTATTGAATTAGGAAGTAGTAGAATTTCATTCTGCCCTGCTTCAATCCATAAAGGCACCATAATCGAAATGTTATGGAAGAAGAATCAATATAGACCACCATATTTATTAAGCCTCTTAAAAATTGTAAAAGAAGTAAAACAAGCAAATCCTAATGCTTTGGTAATGTGCGATACTTCAGGTATACCTTCAAAAAGAGGTGCTCATAATATATTGGATTGTGAATGTAACTCAAAAATTAAAGAAATTTTGGGAGATTTCACAATAACCCAGGATATAGAGCTTTTAGATTACGAAAATGGTCAATATGATTGTTGTAAAGAAAAATGGGAACAATTTATTGAATTTGAAAATAATAACTATGTTCCATTGGGTGATGAAAAATTGATATTAGGTAATTAA
- a CDS encoding selenium-binding protein has protein sequence MVFEDTFIITTANQIPGVELYTLGIVSATSKNANVDEIVQALETLVKAKEGGFALIGFTLVYTDGELLGYGTAVKADEGQFVMG, from the coding sequence ATGGTTTTTGAAGATACATTTATAATAACTACTGCCAACCAAATTCCAGGGGTGGAGCTATACACATTAGGCATAGTTTCTGCTACTTCAAAAAATGCAAACGTCGATGAAATTGTACAAGCTTTAGAAACGCTTGTAAAAGCTAAAGAAGGTGGCTTTGCATTAATAGGATTTACATTGGTATATACAGATGGAGAATTATTGGGGTATGGAACAGCTGTGAAAGCAGACGAAGGACAATTTGTAATGGGATAA
- a CDS encoding response regulator: MKILVVEDEEDILNLVKLILEIEGHEVKAVSSGQLAIEELENGIPDLIILDIMMPEMNGWEFLEISRGKHGRIPVIVFTANAQCNNIKIAQEKNVDYLIKPFDKQALVEKVNEYDNSW, translated from the coding sequence ATGAAAATACTTGTTGTTGAAGATGAAGAAGATATTTTAAATTTAGTAAAATTAATACTTGAAATTGAAGGTCATGAAGTAAAAGCTGTTTCAAGTGGACAGCTCGCAATTGAAGAATTAGAAAATGGAATCCCTGACTTAATAATATTAGATATTATGATGCCTGAAATGAATGGTTGGGAATTTTTAGAAATATCCCGGGGAAAACATGGAAGAATTCCTGTTATCGTGTTTACTGCAAATGCACAATGTAATAATATTAAGATAGCTCAAGAAAAGAATGTAGACTACTTAATAAAGCCATTTGATAAACAAGCGTTAGTTGAAAAGGTAAATGAATATGATAATTCATGGTAA
- a CDS encoding beta-class carbonic anhydrase: protein MSSKGETIGAEARPKKKLAVVTCMDTRLVNFLNEKMGLERGDAKVIKNAGNIITEDALRSLVVAIYCLGAEKIAIVGHTDCGMAGADTEEIKNEMIKRGANPYFTTDFDAWIGKMDDEEENVKRGVELVKNHPAIPKDVEVEGLIIDIVTGEITKLV from the coding sequence ATGAGCAGTAAAGGTGAAACTATCGGAGCAGAAGCCAGACCAAAAAAGAAATTAGCAGTAGTAACTTGTATGGATACAAGACTTGTAAACTTTTTAAACGAAAAAATGGGCCTCGAAAGAGGTGACGCAAAAGTTATCAAAAATGCAGGAAATATCATAACAGAAGACGCTTTAAGGTCATTAGTGGTTGCGATATACTGCCTAGGTGCTGAAAAAATAGCTATAGTTGGTCACACCGACTGTGGAATGGCAGGAGCAGATACTGAAGAAATAAAGAACGAAATGATAAAAAGAGGCGCAAATCCATACTTTACAACAGACTTCGATGCTTGGATAGGTAAAATGGATGATGAAGAAGAAAACGTTAAAAGAGGCGTAGAGTTAGTTAAAAACCACCCTGCAATTCCTAAAGACGTAGAAGTTGAAGGTCTTATTATAGACATCGTTACTGGAGAAATTACAAAATTAGTATAA